aaggttgaagctttattgtgtttatgcaataaagagacaaccttgatgttcaaaacttgtagaatgttagcttttactcttagttgtgtgttgatggttgaaacttggtcaaagtgatgctaaaacatcaaagagttgtacacttgaagcttacacgcatcaaggatgagaaccgtgatgagcatcaagcaccaagaaacccaccggagcacttgtttactatttttcggggtctgatcagacacctgggacttctggaaagttgttTTTCAGATAGttagtttcgagtagatgacttttcgttcaagactcgcctaaattagatatacggtttaggatttatagccttccgaaaatcactacgcctttgtaacgacgtgctataaattctgacctacttgcgcttgaaccatcgccacggtcaaacgacatcgagttaggatctgaaaattggacagcggtacaaggactcacatacggagctttggccactgaccacgcatcttttcggtttgtatataggtcgtagcagctgtccgaagtcagcctttttttcaatctctattcttgttgaaaacttactttatcttttacgaatgatgatgatgatgatgatacttaaggcttaacttattcacttttaaacttttggggacaatatactgacttagtaacctttgacttaggttgaggacctttcggaccgacttactacttgcatacttttcatatcgacttttaccgcacattcactgtgagttatagctcccttttactttaactatttttgggactgagaatacatgcgctttttatgttttacatactagacacgagtacttaaactttatttatgtgtgggtgacatagcggcacaaagattccccttagctcagtaacgcttagtcattggtttatgaaccggttaacgcgaatcttagatatggatccatagggtttgacatccccactcaggctagtcgcgctagcattcaacgggtgtttaatacttcgtaaacttacgcacttgccaggtgtacttttagggggtgatattacttgttaagttagttaccgggtgcccacggataagcatatacttttcatactgttttgaatacgaaatctcgtggtctacatttcattactgattacaaacaaactatagatcaccaacattcgtgttgactttttgagcatgtatttctcaggtgcttagacattgtttCTTCCGCTGTTATACTTGCTGTTATAgtgttggtgttatagacttgctgttacagactcgctgtgttagacttccgctgcattacttagagatgtctcaatcatggaacttttactttgcattcacaacttatgttacatttgaacaatggctttgtaatgacctttgtgtcacgtacttatgttaatgctttctattcgtagaagcacgttatctttgtaaaacatttgacgttggtaaagacgtcaccttttcatgaatacaaaacttgttttaaaacagcatgtagtattgtaccgtgtaatggacctgttgttgatgatccgtacacgttgattttgtacggggcgtcacagtatgCTAGGCTAGCTTTTTTAATTAAGTTTTTAAGGTGTCAACTGTCAAAGTTTCAACAATAATTTCCACATCTTGAGCCTTGACAAGCCTAAAATTCTGGATTTAGGTGTTACTTTGTCAATAGTTATTATTAAACTCTAAGATATGTACTTTAGCAATGTTGACGTTTAGTAATTATTTTGTTGTAAACATTCATAATGTTCCTTCTTAGGTCTCTTCCACTTTTTGTTCAAGAAAATATTTCTGTATATTATATTCATGGAAACAAAGTAGATTCTTGATAATTATGCCTAATGATACAGTTTGTAAGGTGTTCATTTAGGATATTAACCACTTCATAGGAGTAATGAACTGATTTAAAGAATATGATACATGCATAGGCGGATCCAATATGTTAGgaggggggcgcccgcccccggtggatttgaaatttttagtgtaaaatttttggatatttcgactttgcccccggtggaattttttttttgccccaaaaccttcaaattttgtccaatattcttcaaattttgcccacaaaccttcaaattttgcccaaaaatcttcatattttgcctaaaaaaattgctacggttttaaatttttttttgcccccggtgaaataAAATTCTGGATCCGCCACTGGATACATGCTATAAAGAATATTTTTCTTTTTTTGGACATCAGTTAGTTTGGGATCATCCAAGGGTAACTTAACCACCCACGCGATAATCAGTTGCTATACCCGCCCCTCAACTGCGTGCCCAGGAGACCTGCACCAATTCCATATGGGGCATGGATAAATATTTAAAGAATAGAAATTCAGTTTAATATTGTTACTGTACTAATTAGATTAGATACTAAAccatgaataattattattattagagtataCTAACGTTCAAAATGATAATTGCAGAATCTAGTAAATGTCTACGCAATAGCTAATGTACACAAACTACATCCTTTCAGACTCTCAATCAAATTTCTTGCTGCTTGATACATATGTTGATTCAGCTGTTTTTGACCCATCAAACTCCAATAACTGCAAAACCTGCATATACATAGTTGTCAGAAATACAATATTATCGGCAGTTCGAACCAATTTACTACAACAATTTCGGTCTCTCAcggatcatatataaatattacagTAACATTTAACATATATCAGATATATAAAAAAGACAAAACAATGTTTGCACCTCAAACCggcttaaaaaagaaaaaaaaataaaaccctATTTTGACCCATCATTCAACCCATATTACCTCCTCTCCGGTGCTTAAGAACACACACACATAATATAGGAAATGTAAAATGATTAAAACGTATCGAAGTGATAACGTACCTCCGATTTGACATCTCCGTTCCATAGGCAATGAGCAGCCAAGAAACCAATAACCCCGGGTGCAATGTATAACAGAGCCGGCTGAATACAATCAAACAAACCAACATCAGCtacctttcatttttttttttttttgtgtgtgtttaaTTTTGGTATAAAATAACAACCTGTGCAGCTTGAAACTGGTTCATGACAATAATTGTAATTACCAATCCGACTATATATCCCAAAAAAGCACTTTTAAAGTAGTGGCTATTCTTCCCTTTAGACGCATCATAATGTAGTACGAAAGCTAAAAAAATTCCCGGAAGTACAATGTCTCCTAGACCGAGCATGGAAAAGGCGCTAGTGCCAACACTTGACGGAAATAGTAGCTGGAGAAACCGTCATATACGTTAGATTATGATGAATCCCAAAAACAAATGTGAAAATTGTTACTACTTTTGGAATACTACTTTACCTTGATAGGTGCATCAAGTGATTTCGCAACATCTACCATCACAGGTGTCAAAAACACCCAGAATATATCATATACAAACAGTCTAGCCTGCAATTTTAACAATGACAAAAAGATATATAAACGGTGAAGTTTTTCCCTTTTAGGCTACCCAGAAAGGGTGAGTACTTTATTCTGATATAAGCGGCCTAACCGAGGTATCCCGTAACCGTTTTTGACCTTTTTATAAAAGTGAGGTTTGAATATGAGACCTCTTATCACGATTGTAACTACTAGGAAAAAAGATATGTCACTTGTAAACCAACCCCatcatttaaaattaaaaaataaaaaaatttcctTACCAACATATTGGCACCGGTTTTGAAGGATCCAACAGAGACCATTTCGATTCCCTGAAGAGGGTAAAAATAAAAATCAACCAACATATGTTTAACGATTTATTTTTTTGATTATAAACAGAATTGAAGGACCCTAGAGAAAAAGTTACATGAATGCAGAATGCAAGACCCAATATGTTATTGGCCAGCCAATGCTTCTGTACAGCATACCATGCACAAAAAAAGGTAGCAGGAACAGCTGCAACAACTTGAGATCTTCTAAACTTAATTTCCATGGctgtttaataaaattttaaacaaACACATTAACAATCTGCAAATCACAGAATCCGCATAATTTTCAAGCTAGGAAGTAAATGTATAATTGTCTAAATATATGTATAGTGCATACACAGAGAGAATGGAAATCGCCATATTACAACTTCATCATTGAACTTGTTCGGTAGAAACCGTGCAATTGCAGGTACGAGTATATCCCTGGATTTAATCAGGAGATCAATATTCAATACATACATAATGATTGACAAAAGATTCATATAATATATACAAAAGGAACATACGAAAGAGCGATGATCGCAGGTATAAACAAGCAGCCAGTCACAACTGTATTAACCAAGTCTTTCGATAGGAACTTAAAGAGCAGGAACAATGACAATAACATTGCACTGGCAACTAAGGGAAAACGTGTTGTATTTTCATTAGATATCTTCTCttgattgataaaaaaaattatacgATTCAG
This genomic window from Rutidosis leptorrhynchoides isolate AG116_Rl617_1_P2 chromosome 2, CSIRO_AGI_Rlap_v1, whole genome shotgun sequence contains:
- the LOC139889969 gene encoding signal peptide peptidase-like, giving the protein MKNFELAANIALAGVTVAPLVVNVNSKINVILTGCLTVFVGCYRSLNNTLPSVKKISNENTTRFPLVASAMLLSLFLLFKFLSKDLVNTVVTGCLFIPAIIALSDILVPAIARFLPNKFNDEVVIWRFPFSLSMEIKFRRSQVVAAVPATFFCAWYAVQKHWLANNILGLAFCIHGIEMVSVGSFKTGANMLARLFVYDIFWVFLTPVMVDVAKSLDAPIKLLFPSSVGTSAFSMLGLGDIVLPGIFLAFVLHYDASKGKNSHYFKSAFLGYIVGLVITIIVMNQFQAAQPALLYIAPGVIGFLAAHCLWNGDVLQLLEFDGSKTAESTYVSSSKKFD